Proteins from a single region of Deinococcus aquaedulcis:
- the dxr gene encoding 1-deoxy-D-xylulose-5-phosphate reductoisomerase, whose product MTQLGQDNRITVLGSTGSIGTQTLDIARERGYRVTALAAGKNLDLLAEQVREFGPDVVSVDEAVYAQARERFAGRTVVADPSALAVLETDVVVNAMSGLIGLAPTRAALEAGQAVALATKEAMVTAAHLMWEAAAKGGGRVVPIDSEHTGVFQCLTGEHMADVAEVILTASGGPFREGPADLSGVGPEQALRHPSWRMGPKVTIDSATLMNKGLEVMECASLYGLPLSQVGVVIHPQSLIHAAVRFRDGSLKAQFGPTDMRLPIAYAIDAAPTGMTRPGDVHGARRGREVGPHLGWPMRGEWTFSAPDQGRFPCLALAYRAGEAGGLSPVALNAADEVAVDAFLAGQIGFLDIPRLIERVLDETPAGTLTWAALADTDGWARARARELCAAGVRA is encoded by the coding sequence ATGACGCAGCTGGGGCAGGACAACCGCATCACCGTGCTGGGCAGCACCGGCAGTATCGGCACGCAGACACTGGACATCGCGCGGGAACGGGGCTACCGGGTGACCGCCCTGGCCGCCGGGAAGAACCTGGACCTGCTGGCCGAGCAGGTGCGCGAATTTGGCCCGGACGTGGTCAGCGTGGACGAGGCCGTGTATGCCCAGGCCCGCGAGCGCTTTGCCGGGCGGACGGTGGTGGCCGACCCCAGCGCGCTGGCGGTGCTGGAGACCGACGTGGTGGTGAACGCCATGAGCGGTCTGATTGGGCTGGCCCCCACCCGCGCCGCGCTGGAGGCCGGGCAAGCCGTGGCCCTGGCAACCAAGGAAGCGATGGTCACGGCCGCCCATCTGATGTGGGAGGCAGCGGCGAAAGGCGGCGGGCGCGTGGTGCCCATTGATTCGGAACACACCGGCGTGTTTCAGTGCCTGACCGGCGAACACATGGCCGATGTGGCCGAGGTGATTCTGACCGCCTCCGGCGGGCCCTTCCGCGAGGGCCCGGCTGACCTGAGCGGCGTGGGCCCCGAACAGGCCCTGAGGCACCCCTCCTGGCGCATGGGCCCGAAGGTCACCATTGACAGTGCCACGCTGATGAACAAGGGGCTGGAGGTGATGGAGTGCGCCAGCCTGTATGGCCTGCCGCTGTCTCAGGTGGGCGTGGTGATTCATCCCCAGAGCCTGATTCACGCGGCGGTGCGCTTTCGGGACGGCAGCCTGAAGGCGCAGTTTGGCCCCACCGACATGCGGCTGCCCATTGCGTATGCCATAGACGCCGCCCCCACCGGCATGACCCGCCCCGGCGACGTGCACGGCGCGCGGCGCGGGCGCGAAGTGGGCCCCCATCTGGGCTGGCCGATGCGCGGCGAGTGGACCTTCAGCGCACCGGACCAGGGGCGTTTTCCCTGCCTCGCGCTGGCCTACCGCGCGGGTGAAGCGGGGGGCCTGAGCCCTGTGGCCCTGAACGCCGCCGATGAGGTGGCCGTGGACGCCTTTCTGGCCGGGCAGATTGGCTTTCTCGATATTCCACGCCTGATCGAGCGGGTGCTGGACGAAACGCCGGCCGGCACCCTGACCTGGGCGGCCCTGGCCGACACCGATGGCTGGGCGCGGGCGCGGGCCCGGGAACTGTGCGCGGCGGGGGTGCGCGCGTGA
- a CDS encoding phosphatidate cytidylyltransferase: MESLSSRILTSVVGFVILSVVVWIGWGALLPALIVVAVMALREYIRMLDRNDIDVRRMSLGVFAAALLVASLPMWPGTPWPGGSWREAVLTVAIGYFLVVEVIRPGERPLERIVYSIFGLLYIPWLLGYFLLLRYSPDGHDGLLYFALPLLATFAADIGGYFVGHFFGRRKLAPEVSPGKTVEGSIGGLLFSFLMVLGLTTLTHIWTPFEALLYSILVASASQLGDLAESLLKRALKTKDSGTSLPGHGGFLDRVDSLLFAVPATYLFLNISVFTR; encoded by the coding sequence ATGGAGTCGCTGAGCAGCCGCATCCTCACCAGCGTGGTGGGGTTTGTCATTCTCAGCGTGGTCGTGTGGATCGGCTGGGGGGCGCTGCTGCCCGCCTTGATCGTGGTGGCGGTCATGGCGCTACGCGAGTACATCCGCATGCTGGACCGCAACGACATCGACGTGCGGCGCATGAGCCTGGGGGTCTTTGCCGCCGCGCTGCTGGTGGCCAGCCTGCCCATGTGGCCCGGAACGCCCTGGCCCGGGGGCTCGTGGCGCGAAGCAGTGCTGACGGTGGCGATTGGCTACTTTCTGGTGGTGGAGGTGATCCGCCCCGGCGAGCGGCCCCTGGAGCGCATTGTGTACTCCATTTTCGGGCTGCTGTACATCCCGTGGCTGCTGGGCTATTTCCTGCTGCTGCGCTACAGCCCGGATGGGCATGACGGCCTGCTGTACTTTGCCCTGCCGCTGCTGGCGACCTTCGCGGCGGATATCGGCGGGTACTTTGTGGGCCACTTTTTCGGGCGGCGCAAACTGGCCCCGGAAGTCAGCCCTGGCAAAACGGTGGAAGGCTCGATTGGGGGGCTGCTGTTCAGCTTCCTGATGGTGCTGGGCCTGACCACCCTCACCCACATCTGGACACCGTTCGAGGCGCTGCTCTATTCCATTCTGGTGGCCAGCGCCAGCCAATTGGGCGACCTCGCCGAGAGCCTGCTCAAGCGCGCGCTGAAAACCAAGGACAGCGGCACCAGCCTGCCCGGCCACGGCGGCTTTCTGGACCGGGTGGACAGCCTGCTGTTCGCCGTGCCCGCCACCTATCTGTTTCTGAACATCAGCGTGTTTACGCGGTAG
- the frr gene encoding ribosome recycling factor, protein MADMKSIQADAREKMGKAIEALENNLSVLRTGRANPGILKKVLVDYYGSTMPIDQVASITTPDARTLVITPWDRGALNPIEKAIRDSDLGLNPNNKGDTIFISLPMLTEERRKDLVKNAKNYAEDARIAIRNIRKHALDEVKKVEGMGDDDIKRGEGEVQKLTDEFVAKVDTTFQKKEQEILG, encoded by the coding sequence ATGGCTGACATGAAATCCATCCAGGCCGACGCCCGCGAGAAGATGGGCAAGGCGATTGAAGCGCTGGAAAACAACCTCTCGGTGCTGCGCACGGGCCGCGCCAACCCCGGCATTCTGAAAAAGGTGCTGGTGGACTACTACGGCTCCACCATGCCCATTGATCAGGTCGCCAGCATCACCACCCCCGACGCCCGCACGCTGGTCATCACGCCCTGGGACCGGGGCGCGCTGAACCCCATTGAAAAGGCGATCCGCGACAGCGACCTGGGCCTGAACCCCAACAACAAGGGCGACACCATCTTTATCTCGCTGCCCATGCTGACCGAGGAGCGCCGCAAGGACCTGGTCAAGAACGCCAAGAACTACGCCGAGGACGCCCGCATTGCCATTCGCAACATCCGCAAGCACGCGCTGGATGAAGTGAAGAAGGTCGAGGGCATGGGCGACGACGACATCAAGCGCGGCGAGGGCGAGGTGCAGAAACTCACCGACGAGTTCGTGGCCAAGGTAGACACCACCTTCCAGAAGAAGGAGCAGGAAATCCTCGGGTGA